TGACATTAGTAAGGTAGGACGCGAATTTTTAAGTCGGCTTCAGGCAGTAAACTAATCAAAAGGATCTTCTTTTTCGCGCCGGGTTTTCAACCTTCAAGATTCACCGAAATTGAATATCACGGTGCCAACACACGCTCGCGGTGGAAGATAAACGGAGGGTTCATTCTTGCGCAGAAAACGCGATGGATACATACGGCAAACTTCAATGCCTGCGCAGCGACTTGGGCAGCGCACGAATAACAAAATTTACCTGTTCCGGCGTGTCGTTTTCATCGCTGCCATTGTGCTTACTTTATCGTTCATTGGTAAGATAGTACTCAGCTTTTTTGGTGCTGAATATGTTTCTCTTGAACTTTCTGGGAACATGCACTATACTGATGTACAAATTTATGATGCCCTGGGTGAGCAGCTGCAAAATATCGTCACAGACTCTGAAGAACAAACATCTATCTATCTCAAGAAGCACCTGAGTTATATCAAAGATGCGCACGTTACCAAACACGTGATAAAGCGGATGTTAACCATCGAAATCACTGAGCGTGAACCTTTTGTACGCCTGAGAGTTGATCCTACTGCGAATGCCGCCGTTAATCGGGATAGTTCGTTTTTCTTAGTAGATAGTGAGGGACATGTGTTAAAACATATAGACAAAGAAGATACTAATCCGCAGATATCTGAGCAATTTGGAAAGATGGTCGTACTCAGGACAGTAAATGATGAGTTACCGAAAGTTGGTGCTACTGTCGAGATGCCCGGAGTTGCCTTAGGATTAGAAATCTTAAAGACTGCCTTGCTTCAGGAACGAAATCTTGCGACACAGATAGAAAGTATCGACGCAAGCGATCCCCAGAAGATAAAACTCCAACTTGACGCTTTCCCTGTGTCTGTTTGGTTTGCCGCTGATGCGATTGAATTGGGGCTTCACCATATCGCTCTGTTTGTAAAACAGCACAAAATCCAAGTGCTGCAACTTATCAGGGAGAACTCAGTGGAAACCCAGCCGTACTTGGATGCAAGATTTCAAGATACCATCTACTTAGGGGGATTCGCAGAAAGCAAATAGTGCCTATTTCGTAGGCACTGATAGGTAGAAGAATAAAGTACTATCCCTATTCATCGTTTTTTATGTCTAAGATGTTTATGGGAAAGGGAGGTGAAAACAATTAAATGCCAAAACAAAACATTATTGCCGGTCTTGATATCGGTTCAAGCAAAATCTCAGTAGTTGTTGGAAATACGTTGCACGGTAGCACCCAGAAAATAGGGGTGATTGGTGTTGGTCACGCGCCATCTGAGGGTCTTCGAGCAGGTGTTGTCGTTGATATCAACCAAACGGCGGAGGCTATCCGTAAAGCGATTGCTAATGCAGAATTAATGGCGGGCGTGAAAATAGATTCTGTCTGTGTCGGTATTTCTGGTGAGCATATCATAGGGCAAACGTCCCACGGGGTTGTTTCTGTCGCGAACAACGAGATTTCACACGATGATGTTGACCGGGCGATGATAGCAGCCAAAGCGATCTCTATTCCTGCTGACCGAGAGATCTTGCATGTAATTCAGCAGAATTTTGTCGTTGACGCTCAGGACCGTATCAGAGAACCGATTGGGATGTCTGGTGCGCGTCTTGAATCTTACGCTTACATCATCACAGGGGGCACAACGGCTATTCAGAATTTGCTCAATAGTATTGAAAAGGCTGGCGTGCCTATCGTAGAAACACTTGTCGCCGCCCCTCTGGCTGCAACGCAGGCAGTCGTTTCAAGAGATGAACGTGAAGTTGGCATTGCCTTGGTTGACATCGGTGATGGCACAACCGAAATCGTCGTATATAAAGAGGATTCTATTCAACATACAGCAGTAGTCCCCGTCGGTGGGCAGCACGTTACCAACGACATCGCTCAATACTTAAAAGTCACTCTTCCTGAAGCGGAGGAATTAAAACTACACCGCGGCTGTGCTTGGACGGAATTAGTCGACCCAGATGAAGTCAGGTCCATCCCGGTCACGAGTGAGTCTACGCCACCGCGTTTCATCGACCGAGTTGAACTTGCACAAATTATTGAGTACCGTATGGCAGAAATCTTAGAAGTGATTGGTTATGAATTGGGTGATATCCAGCTTCCGGGTGGGCTTGTCCTCACTGGTGGTACCGCACTTATGGACGGTCTTCAAGAACTTGCTGAAGCTGTGCTTCAGCTGCGCGTTCAGATAGGGTACCCGCGCGGGTTACAAGGCTTAAGCGACCGAGTCAATCATCCGATGTATGCGACGGGTATTGGACTGGCACTATACGGCGAATCTTTACGGCGGCAAGAGCAGGAACACGACGCACGTCATCGCGATAGGGGTGTTGGGAATTTTCTGCAACGCATCAAAGAATGGTTCGGATATTAGGTTGG
The window above is part of the Candidatus Poribacteria bacterium genome. Proteins encoded here:
- the ftsA gene encoding cell division protein FtsA produces the protein MPKQNIIAGLDIGSSKISVVVGNTLHGSTQKIGVIGVGHAPSEGLRAGVVVDINQTAEAIRKAIANAELMAGVKIDSVCVGISGEHIIGQTSHGVVSVANNEISHDDVDRAMIAAKAISIPADREILHVIQQNFVVDAQDRIREPIGMSGARLESYAYIITGGTTAIQNLLNSIEKAGVPIVETLVAAPLAATQAVVSRDEREVGIALVDIGDGTTEIVVYKEDSIQHTAVVPVGGQHVTNDIAQYLKVTLPEAEELKLHRGCAWTELVDPDEVRSIPVTSESTPPRFIDRVELAQIIEYRMAEILEVIGYELGDIQLPGGLVLTGGTALMDGLQELAEAVLQLRVQIGYPRGLQGLSDRVNHPMYATGIGLALYGESLRRQEQEHDARHRDRGVGNFLQRIKEWFGY
- a CDS encoding FtsQ-type POTRA domain-containing protein; the encoded protein is MRRKRDGYIRQTSMPAQRLGQRTNNKIYLFRRVVFIAAIVLTLSFIGKIVLSFFGAEYVSLELSGNMHYTDVQIYDALGEQLQNIVTDSEEQTSIYLKKHLSYIKDAHVTKHVIKRMLTIEITEREPFVRLRVDPTANAAVNRDSSFFLVDSEGHVLKHIDKEDTNPQISEQFGKMVVLRTVNDELPKVGATVEMPGVALGLEILKTALLQERNLATQIESIDASDPQKIKLQLDAFPVSVWFAADAIELGLHHIALFVKQHKIQVLQLIRENSVETQPYLDARFQDTIYLGGFAESK